Proteins encoded by one window of Glycine soja cultivar W05 chromosome 15, ASM419377v2, whole genome shotgun sequence:
- the LOC114387600 gene encoding FBD-associated F-box protein At5g22730-like isoform X2 yields the protein MNSIIATKRLPPEQTVVEGEGIISKLHESILVLKVLEARGCEWLTKQNIGIKAPLLERFSIAIWNSLSNKSHKSAIKIFAPNLADFSYGGDLEQEIILLNSASIHSASVVIVADEDKMTNVGKLGFQVHKLLAQIREVKQLKLLFYKVLMHARDIFTHLPAFSRLSYLQLNEVTGEALLNILNNCPILSSLVLQNGVSESNKDHVLTSASVPQCFLSSLKVFQFKEFNVREHELLLAKFVLANAAVLEQMIICTAFWLRYSEIDVEKVKDQILSFPKCSNLVMIQF from the exons ATGAATTCAATCATTGCAACAAAAAGGTTACCTCCTGAGCAAACTGTGGTTGAAGGGGAAGGCATAATTAGCAAGTTGCATGAAAGCATTCTTG TTCTCAAAGTGCTTGAAGCTAGAGGATGTGAGTGGTTAACTAAGCAGAACATTGGTATCAAAGCACCTCTACTGGAAAGGTTTTCCATAGCAATATGGAACTCTCTATCAAATAAATCACATAAATCTGCCATCAAGATTTTTGCTCCCAATCTAGCAGATTTCTCTTATGGGGGTGATCTTGAGCAAGAAATCATTCTACTGAATTCAGCATCAATTCACAGTGCATCTGTTGTGATTGTTGCTGATGAAGACAAAATGACCAATGTTGGAAAACTTGGGTTTCAAGTACACAAGCTTCTTGCACAAATCCGTGAAGTGAAGCAattgaaattattgttttacaAG GTTTTGATGCATGCCAGAGATATTTTCACCCATCTACCAGCTTTTAGTAGGTTGAGTTATCTGCAACTAAATGAGGTCACTGGTGAAGCTCTGCTCAACATTCTGAACAATTGCCCAATTCTTAGTAGTCTTGTTTTACAAAAT GGAGTATCAGAATCAAATAAAGATCATGTCTTGACTTCTGCATCAGTGCCTCAGTGCTTCCTGTCTAGCCTCAAAGTTTTTCAGTTTAAGGAATTTAATGTGCGCGAGCATGAGCTTCTTTTGGCAAAATTTGTGTTGGCAAATGCAGCAGTCTTGGAGCAAATGATCATATGTACTGCTTTCTGGTTGCGGTATTCAGAAATCGACGTGGAGAAAGTCAAGGACCAGATACTATCTTTTCCAAAGTGTTCCAACTTAGTCATGATACAATTCTAA
- the LOC114387600 gene encoding F-box/FBD/LRR-repeat protein At3g14710-like isoform X1, with amino-acid sequence MNSIIATKRLPPEQTVVEGEGIISKLHESILGKILSFLPTTDAVHTSVLSKGWIHVWKSITGLQFNDALHPLGKKMQKEHFVCFVKKVILHLANSSIQSFSLCLTCYHYDSTLVSAWISSILQRGVQNLHIQYADEILFPSCSLFSCNSLVQLVLQMKCTVSVPIFSSLPNLENLSISGIRLVSESSNYSEDLILNFPVLKVLEARGCEWLTKQNIGIKAPLLERFSIAIWNSLSNKSHKSAIKIFAPNLADFSYGGDLEQEIILLNSASIHSASVVIVADEDKMTNVGKLGFQVHKLLAQIREVKQLKLLFYKVLMHARDIFTHLPAFSRLSYLQLNEVTGEALLNILNNCPILSSLVLQNGVSESNKDHVLTSASVPQCFLSSLKVFQFKEFNVREHELLLAKFVLANAAVLEQMIICTAFWLRYSEIDVEKVKDQILSFPKCSNLVMIQF; translated from the exons ATGAATTCAATCATTGCAACAAAAAGGTTACCTCCTGAGCAAACTGTGGTTGAAGGGGAAGGCATAATTAGCAAGTTGCATGAAAGCATTCTTGGTAAGATTCTGTCTTTCCTTCCAACTACAGATGCAGTTCACACTAGTGTGTTATCAAAAGGGTGGATTCATGTTTGGAAATCCATCACAGGCCTACAGTTTAATGATGCTTTGCACCCTTTGGGGAAAAAGATGCAAAAAGAACACTTTGTGTGTTTTGTGAAAAAGGTGATTCTTCACCTAGCCAATTCAAGCATCCAAAGTTTCTCTCTTTGtttaacatgttatcattaTGATTCAACCCTGGTAAGTGCATGGATTTCCTCTATCTTGCAAAGGGGTGTCCAGAATCTTCATATTCAGTATGCCGATGAAATCCTATTTCCTTCTTGTTCCCTCTTTAGTTGCAATTCTCTAGTGCAATTGGTGCTTCAAATGAAATGTACTGTTAGTGTTCCAATCTTTTCTTCTCTCCCAAATCTTGAAAACCTTAGCATTTCTGGGATAAGGTTAGTGAGTGAATCCTCCAATTATtcagaagatctaattcttaaCTTTCCAGTTCTCAAAGTGCTTGAAGCTAGAGGATGTGAGTGGTTAACTAAGCAGAACATTGGTATCAAAGCACCTCTACTGGAAAGGTTTTCCATAGCAATATGGAACTCTCTATCAAATAAATCACATAAATCTGCCATCAAGATTTTTGCTCCCAATCTAGCAGATTTCTCTTATGGGGGTGATCTTGAGCAAGAAATCATTCTACTGAATTCAGCATCAATTCACAGTGCATCTGTTGTGATTGTTGCTGATGAAGACAAAATGACCAATGTTGGAAAACTTGGGTTTCAAGTACACAAGCTTCTTGCACAAATCCGTGAAGTGAAGCAattgaaattattgttttacaAG GTTTTGATGCATGCCAGAGATATTTTCACCCATCTACCAGCTTTTAGTAGGTTGAGTTATCTGCAACTAAATGAGGTCACTGGTGAAGCTCTGCTCAACATTCTGAACAATTGCCCAATTCTTAGTAGTCTTGTTTTACAAAAT GGAGTATCAGAATCAAATAAAGATCATGTCTTGACTTCTGCATCAGTGCCTCAGTGCTTCCTGTCTAGCCTCAAAGTTTTTCAGTTTAAGGAATTTAATGTGCGCGAGCATGAGCTTCTTTTGGCAAAATTTGTGTTGGCAAATGCAGCAGTCTTGGAGCAAATGATCATATGTACTGCTTTCTGGTTGCGGTATTCAGAAATCGACGTGGAGAAAGTCAAGGACCAGATACTATCTTTTCCAAAGTGTTCCAACTTAGTCATGATACAATTCTAA